One Paenibacillus sp. SYP-B4298 genomic window, CCGACCTATCTGCTCATCTATCTCTATTTCGTCAAGCGGAAGGGGAGGAAGGCATGATTCGGCTAGAGGAAGTAAGCAAATCACTGGGTGGCAAAACTATTATTGACCGGGTATCCTTTGCCGTCCCGCAGGGAGAGATCGTCGGGCTGCTCGGGCCTAACGGAGCAGGGAAGACGACGATAGTGCGGCTCATTCAAGGGGTGATCTCGCAAGATGGCGGTTCTATATCGGTGGATGGGAAGGATGCGAGGCTGCAAGGCAATGCCATCCGACAGATGAGCGGTGTCGTGACCGAGAGTGCTGGCTTGTACCCGGATATGACAGCGGAGGAGAATCTCTGGTTCTTCGCCCGCATCTACGGCGTAGAGAAGGAACGGGAACGCATCGGCAGTCTGCTCCGTCAAGTCGGGCTGACGGAAGCGAAGGACAGGCGAATCGGGGGATACAGCACCGGGATGAAGAAGCGTCTGGCGATTGCCAAGGCACTGCTGCATCGACCACGGCTGCTGTTCTTGGATGAGCCGACCAATGGGCTTGACCCGGACGGGATTCGGGAGATTCTGACCTGCCTGGAGCAGATGAACCGCGAAGAGGGGACAACAACGATCCTCTGCTCGCATGTGCTGCACCAATTGGAGAATGTATGTGATTCCTATCTGTTCCTGGAGCAGGGGCGCATCATCGAGCAAGGAAACCTGGCAGAGCTTGAAGGAAAGTACGCAGCGAGCGTGGTGCTTCATGTGGAGACGGGCGCAACGCCAAATGATGCACGATTGCCGTCAGCCTACCGCCCAAGGGCAGTGGGGGACGGACGGCTTGAGCTGACGCTTCCTGGACGGGATCAGATCCCTGAGCTGCTGCGGCTGCTATTGTCCTATACCTGGGTGCATTCGGTTCAGATCGTCAACCGCAGCCTGGAGTCTATCTATTTCGAAGTGAGGCGAACCTATAATGAACAATAGAGTTGTTCGGGCGATAGCTGTGAAGGATATGACATCCATCTGGCGCACCAGCAAGGTGTGGCTCGGCCTGGTGATCCTGCCGCTGCTGCTTGGGGTTATATTTCCCACAGCGATGGCCGCGGCCGGCCGATGGATGGACATCAGCACACTGAGCGGAGGCAGACTCAATGAGCTGCTGAAGCAGCTTCAGGGAGTGGAGCTGTCTGGCGGGTCGCTGTCTACATTGAATCATCAATTCATTGACTACATGCTGAACTATATGTTCATTCCTATCTTCATGCTGATCCCGGTTATTAACGCGATGATGATTGCGGTCAACAGCTTCATCAGCGAGAAGGAGCGGCGCACGCTGGAGAGCCTGCTGTTCGCGCCGATCGAAGTGAAGGAGCTGTTTCTGGCCAAGCTGCTCGCCGCCTTTATTCCCGCTTATGGTTCCGCGCTGTGCAGCTTTGTCCTCTGTAGCATCTCGGTCAACTTGATCGTGTATCCGATGTTCGGCAGCCTGATGCTGGTTGGAGCCAAGTGGCTGCTAATTATGTTATGGGTCATTCCGGTGTTCACCATCACGGCTATCCTCTGCAGCGTACTTGTCTCTGCGCGCGTTCGCAGCTTTCAGGAGGGACAGCAGGTGGCTGGCATCATCGTGCTGCCGATCATCGGGCTGATCGTCGGACAATCATCGGGCGCAGTTGTGCTCAGCCCACTGCTGCTGGCGCTGCTGGGTGCTGTGCTGCTCGTTATCAATGTAGTGCTCCTGCTGCTCATTGCCCGCATGAATGACCGCGATGTGCTGTTCGAGCGTCAGGTGCATTAGCAGCAGAGAAGCGACCGCTCCTCTGCTGCAATATCCTTACCTCCGCTTCAATGCAAATAGCTCGCATTCATCCCGCTGGTGATAGCTAAGATCGCTCACTCCAGACTGGGTGACGATCAAGCTGTCATCATAGCGGATGAGCAGTGCGCTCGATTCAATGAGCAGATCATTTTTGAACACGCGCACCCGCAGTTGCTCCTCGACTGCCTCCTGCAACTGCGCATCGGTAGTCAATCGGTATTGTATGGCCATAGGTCAGGTACTCCTTCCAACTAATCTCGACACTTTCCTCTATTTTAACAAATTCAGACGTGAAACTTAACAATAAAAGACGTGATGTGACACAAACAAGAGCGCCATGGGGATTTATCCTGGCGCTCTTAATGCTATAATTCGAGTAAGGGTAAGAAGCAGGACAAGAAGTGAATACTATCGCAAGGAGGATATGGAGACATGACATTATCGATACAGACGATACAGACGATCTGGCCCGGCCTGCAACTGGGCTCCCTATATTGTGTAGGTCGCAATTACAAGCTGCATGCCGCAGAGCTGGGCAATGAGGTGCCGGACAGCCCGATGCTATTCATGAAGCCGCCCAGAGCCGCGGCGCCTATGGACGGGCAGACGATCGCCTTGCCGGGACGATATGGCGCGGTGCACTATGAAGCTGAGCTGGTCATTGCCATCGGCCGTGAATATGAAGCGGGCATGAAGGCACAGGAGCTGGTGACGGGCTTCGCCCTGGGGCTTGATCTGACGCTGCGCGAGCTGCAGGATGACTTGAAGCGCAAGCAGCATCCATGGTTGAAGGCGAAGGGCTTCAAGGGCTCGGCGCCCATGACGGCATTTGAGCGGATCGATGGGCCGGATGAGCTGGCCAAGGCGGAATTCTCGTTGCAGGTGAATGGAATCGAGCGGCAGCGCGGGCATATCGCAGACATGATCTTCGATCTGCAGACACTGGTGGATCATATCGGGCAGCATTATGGATTAGGCGCAGGCGATGTGATCTTCACAGGAACTCCGGCGGGGGTCGGAGCCATTCAGGATCAGGATGAGATGGCGCTGTTCTGGGGCGATGAACGGCGGGGACATTGCCGATTCGCAATCGAAGCATGAAGGATAGAGGAGGATGGCGATGACAGAGGAGAGCATCATTCGCTTCGAGAAGGTGACCAAGCGCTATGAGCAGGAGCCTCCTGTTCTGAAGGAGGTTAGCTTTGAGATCAAGCGCGGACAGTTCTATACGCTGCTGGGCCCTTCCGGCTGCGGCAAGACGACGATTTTACGCCTGATTGCCGGTTTTATGGAGCCATCGGAGGGCAATATCTTGTTCAATGGCGAGCTGATTAACCGGGTGCCTGCGGAGAAGCGGCAAGTGAACACGGTATTTCAGGATTATGCCCTGTTCCCGCATCTGAATGTATTTGAGAATGTAGCCTTCGGCTTGCGGATCAAAAAAATGCAAAAGGATCAGATTAAGCAAAAGGTGACGGAGGCGCTGCGTTTCGTCAATCTGGCAGGCTACGAATCGCGGGAAATATCCGAGATGTCCGGTGGGCAGCGTCAGCGGGTAGCGATTGCCCGCGCGATCGTGAACGAGCCGGAGATTCTGCTGCTGGACGAGCCGCTGTCTGCGCTCGATCTGAAGCTGCGGACCGAGATGCAGGTGGAGCTGCGCGAGCTGCAGCGGCGTCTGGGGATTACCTTTATCTTCGTCACGCATGATCAGGAGGAGGCGCTGGCGATGTCGGACGAGATCTTCGTGTTGAACGAGGGAACGATTCAGCAGAGCGGCACACCGACGGACATCTATGATGAGCCCATCAACCGCTTTGTGGCGGATTTCATCGGAGAATCGAATATCGTGCCGGGCAAGATGCTGCGTGACTGCCTGGTAGAGTTCGCCGGGCAGCCGTTTGAGTGTGTGGACAAGGGGCTGCGCCCGGACGAGCCGGTCGAGATCGTCATTCGCCCAGAGGATCTGGAGATGGTGCCGCCTGAGCGGGGCAAGCTGAAGATTACCGTCGATTCTCAGCTATTCCGCGGCGTTCACTATGAGATTATCGGCTCGGATCATGCCGGCAACCGCTGGATGGTGCATTCGACCCGCAAGGCTGAGGTACATACGGTAACCGGACTCGACTTTGACCCGGAGGCGATCCATGTCATGCGGTTCGGCGAGTCGGAGGAGGAGTTCGACAGACGCTTGGAGGGCTATGCGCTGCAAGAGGACGGGAGAGCATGATGACGAGAGCGCGCAATATTTATCTAGTCCCTTATGTGCTGTGGATTGTGTTATTCGTCGTGGCTCCGATCGCTCTGATCGGCTACTATTCGCTGTTTGATGTAGAGGGCAAGCTGACACTGGGGAACTATGCGCGGTTTTTTACTCCGGTCTATATGAAGATGACGCTCAATTCGTTCTGGTACGCGCTGCTGGTCACCCTGTGGTCGCTCGTGATTGCATATCCGACCGCGTATCTCATTACGAGGACGAAGCACAAGCAGCTATGGCTGCTGCTGATCATCCTGCCGAGCTGGATTAATCTGCTGCTCAAGGCCTATGCCTTTATCGGCCTGTTTGGAACCTACGGGCTGGCTAACGGCTTGCTGGAGCTGATCGGTATCGGTACCCGGCAGATTTTGTTCACCGATTTCAGCTTTATCTTCGTATCGGTCTATATCTTTATACCGTTCATGGTGCTGCCCATCTATAATGCGCTGGAGGAGCTGCCGCCGTCACTGCTGGATGCATCGCGCGACTTGGGCGCTTCGGCCTGGACAACCTTCCGCCGTGTCATCCTCCCGCTTACGCTCGGAGGCGTCAAGGCGGGCTGTCAGGTGGTCTTCATCCCAGCCTTGTCGCTGTTTATGATTACCCGCCTCATCGCGGGCAATCGGGTCATTACATTGGGGACGGCGATTGAGCAGCATTTTCTTGTGACACAGGACTGGGGGATGGGGGCGACGATCGCGGTCTTCCTGATTCTGATGATGGTGTTGATTATGGTCGTTACCGGAGGACGGAAGACGAGGGGGGCCAAATGAAACGACAACTTAACTGGGGCCGGCTCTATCTGGTAGCGGTGTTCATCGTGCTGTACAGCCCCATTATGTACCTGACGTATTATTCGTTCAATAGCGGCGGAACGATGCGGGAGTTCGAGAGCTTCTCTCTGGAGTGGTACGGCGAGGTGTTCTCAGATACGCGGCTGCTCATTATTGTGCTCAATACGCTCGTCATCGCACTGCTTGCTTCGCTCATCTCTACGGTGCTCGGCATTGTCGGCGCGCTGGCGATCCGTCATGTAAGACAGCTTCGGAGCAAGCAGGCGCTGCTCTCGCTTAATAATGTGCTGATCGTCAGCCCGGATGTCATCATCGGCGCTTCGTTTCTGATCCTGTTCACGATGGCAGGCGTGCAGCTCGGCTTCAGCTCCGTCCTGATCTCGCATGTGGCCTTCAGCGTGCCGATCGTCGTGCTCATGGTGCTGCCGAAGCTGGAGGAGATGAGCCCGACACTGATTGACGCTGCCCGCGATCTGGGTGCGAGCCGCTGGCAGGTACTGACGAAGGTGACGCTGCCCTTCATCAAGCCGGGCATCTTCGCCGGATTTTTCATGGCCTTCACCTACTCGCTGGATGATTTCGCGGTCACCTTCTTCGTCACAGGCAACGGCTTCTCTACGCTGTCGGTGGAGATCTACTCCCGCGCGCGCCACGGGGTGTCGCTGTCGATCAATGCGCTGTCGACTCTGCTGTTCTTGTTCACAGCGCTGCTCGTCGTCGGCTATTACTTCATTAGCCAGAAATCAGGCAACAAGCCGACTAATGCGGAGGTGGCGCCATGAAGCAACTGCTGCGAATGCTGGCAGGCGTCATCCTGCTGACGGCTGTGCTGATGTATATGACCTCCTGGCTCAATGCCTCCCAAGGCTTCAAGGGCAGTGATACGCTGACCATCTACAACTGGGGCGATTATATTGACCCGGAGCTGATCGCGCGGTTCGAGCAGGAGACCGGTATCAAGGTGATCTATCAGACCTTTGATTCCAATGAGGCGATGATGACGAAGATCGAGCAGGGCGGTACCTCCTATGATGTGAGTATCCCTTCGGAATATGCGATCAGCAAGATGAAGGAGGAAGGGCTGCTGTTGCCGCTTGATCATCGCAAGCTGCCGAATCTGGCGAATATCGACAAGCGCTTCATGGACCTGCCCTTTGACCCGGGCAATGCCTACTCGGTTCCATATTTCTGGGGAACGGTCGGCTTGGTCTACAACCCGGAGCTGCTGAGCAACAAGGAGATTACGAGCTGGGCCGACCTGTGGGATGAAGGGCTGCGCAATCAGATCCTGCTGGTCGACGGTGCGCGCGAGGTGATCGGGATGAGTCTGAATTCGCTCGGCTACTCGCTGAATGATACGGATGAGGGGCATCTGCGCGAAGCGCTGGATCGACTGAATAAGCTCACCCCGAATGTGAAAGCTATCGTAGGCGATGAGATCAAGATGCTGCTTGCCGGTGAGGAAGCGGCGATCGGCGTCGTCTGGTCGGGCGATGCTTCGGAGATTATGAGCGATAATGAGAAGCTGGATTTCGTGGTGCCGGAGGAAGGCACGAATCTGTGGTTCGACAATATGGTCATACCGAAGACCGCGACTAATATCGAGGGCGCGCATCGATTTATTAATTTCATGCTGGACCCGGAGGTGGGTGCGCAAAATACGGAATATGTCGGCTATTCAACGCCCAATGCGGCTGCTCTTGCACTGCTGCCGGAGGAGATCAGAGAGGATGAACGTTTCTATCCAGATGCAGAGCTGACCTCGAAGCTGGAGGTATATGAAAATCTGGGGCGGCCGATGCTGGCGCATTATAATGAGCTGTTCCTGGAGTTCAAGATGCATCGGAAATAGCGGCTCTACTTGGTTGCTATCCTGTGTAGGTGGACAATCGGGACAGAGCTGCCCTATTCGAATGATGTCCTGTGTAGGTGGACAATTAGCGGGGATTTGTCTTTCAAATAGTGGACACTTGCAGTGTTAGAACGGCTGTCGTCTGGATTCTATATGTTGAAGGAGCAGGTGCTGCTAGGTCTACATGTGGTGGTATGCTGCGCCGAGAGCGTAGGGGTGGGCTATGTCCACCATTTGCAGGACACGTGTCTACTCCTGTTGGACATTAAGAAAGGGAGTCTTCATGCCCATGGGCAGAAGGCTCCCTTCTTCGCGACTTGAGGTATGGCTGACAGGCATTCTCAATAGTCTCAGCATTTCCAAGCAGTCTCAGCAGTTCATCTCGGCTGTGTCTTCAAGCTCCGAGGGGAGCAGATTTGGCCGAATTCTTGTTCTGGCAAGGCGCATTCTCGCAGGCGTACCGGGGGTACGACAAGAGAATGCAACGCAGCACGGGGCAATACGGCGGTGAATGATGCCCTTGCGCGGGTTAGAACACACGCTCTGGTACATCAAACGTTCAGGCAGCCTAGCTCTCCAGCCAATGGCGGACGGCGAAGTCCATGGCTCTCTGGCGTTGTGCTGCCTCTACGGCATGTCCGGTGAACGGGTAGATCTCCAGATGCTTCTCGGCGGATGAGGCCGCGTGGTAGACCGGGAAGATCTGCTCCGGCATGCAGATCGTATCCTTCAAGCCCACCGACATGAGGAGCGGGGCATGCAGTCTGGGAGCCAGATGCACCATATCCACATCGTTCAGATGGCGCAGTACCGTCTCCAGATGCTGCGGATAGAGACGGAGAAACTGCTGCAGCTCGGTCAGGGAGCTTGTGGAATGAAATAGTCCGTAGTCGAGATGGCACAGATTCGGAATGTCAGCTATCGTCAGGCTGATCCGCGCATCGAGCGCAGATACGAGCAGCGACAGCCCGCCGCCCTGGCTGGCGCCAAAGGTACCGACCCTTGCTGTGTCTACCTCAGGCTGTCGAAGCAGCCAATCGGCTGCACGCAGGGCATCGATCGCAACCGCGCGATAGTACGTCCGCTCCCGGTCGAGGATGCCCTCAGTGATCCAGCCCATCGTCATGCCGAAGCTGCTGCCGAGCCGGTTGCCGCTCTCTCCGCCTTGGCCGCGGACATCTACCGCGAGCACGCCGACTCCGAGGCTGATCCAGTAAGCTGACAGCTCCGGCGAGATCGGACCGCCATGGTAGCCTGGAAAGGCGATCAGACAGGGCACGGGCGCTTCGGCAGAGGCATGAAGCGGGAGCATCAGCCTGCCGTGGATAGGTGTATCGGCGAAGCCCTCATAGACGACATGATGCAACTGCATGCCCATCGGCGTCGGCTCCGGGCTTCGCTCTGCATGGTAGCCGCTACCTGTCGCTTCGCGGGTAGCGGCTGCCCAATATTGCTCCAGATCATCCGGTGGCTCGGTGACAGGCCGGATAGCATGCAGCTCCTGAATGCGCCTGCTGATCGCATTCATTCGCCTTGTCTCCCCATCTGTTCGAAGGCAGCCTCAGCAGCAGTGAGGGTGGCTGCTATATCTTCATCGGTATGCGCCGTGGTCAGGAACCAGGCTTCATACTTGGAGGGAGCCAGATAGATGCCCTGATCGAGCATCAGACGGAAGAAGCGGGCGAACTGCTCGCCGTCTGTATCCTGCGCTTCATCGTAATTCGTGACCGGATGCTGGCAGAAATGGGTCGAGAACGCTCCGCTAATCCGGTTGACCGTCAGGCCAATGCCATGGCGCTGGGCTGCCTGCAAGAGTCCCTCGGTCAGTTGAATCGCCTGCTGCTCCATCTGCTCGTACACACCAGGAGCCTGCAATACCTCCAGACAGGCGATGCCGGCCGAGATGGACGCCGGATTGCCAGCCATGGTGCCAGCCTGGTAGGCGGGACCCAGAGGAGCGACCTGCTCCATAATCTCCTTGCGTCCGCCATAGGCGCCGATCGGCAGGCCGCCTCCGATAATTTTGCCCAGTGCGGTCAGATCCGGCTCGATAGCGGCATGGTTGTCTAACGCTGCATACGTCTGCGAGCCGCCGTAATGGAAGCGGAATGCGCTGATCACCTCGTCATAGATGACGAGTGCCCCTGCTTCGCGAGTGAGCTGGCATAAGGTCTCCAGAAAGCCTGGCCTTGGCATGACCATGCCGAAGTTGCCTACGATCGGCTCGATCATCACCGCGGCTACCTCATCGCCCCAGCGCTCCAGAGCGGCCTTCAGGCTATCTGGATCATTATAAGGGACGGTAATGACCTCGCTGGCGATGCTGCTTGGCACGCCCGCACTGTCAGGGATGCCGAGTGTAGACGGGCCAGAGCCTGCAGCGACGAGAACGAGATCTGAATGGCCATGATAACAGCCGGCGAACTTAATAATCTTGCTCCGCTTCGTGTAGGCGCGGGCAACACGGATGGTGGTCATCACGGCCTCCGTGCCGGAATTGACGAAGCGCACCTTGTCCAGAGAAGGAATCGCCTGCTTGATCATGCGCGCAAGCGTAATCTCCAGCTCGGTCGGTGTTCCATACAGGGTGCCATTCTGAGCTGCGCGAACGATCGCATCCGTCACATGTGGATGGGCGTGCCCGGTAATGATCGGGCCGAATGCCGCCAGATAGTCAATATAGCGATTGCCATCGACATCCCAGAAGTGAGCGCCGCTGGCACGATTCATAAATACCGGAGCGCCGCCGCCGACGGCCTTGAAGGAGCGGGACGGACTGTTGACCCCGCCGACGATATGCTCCAGCGCCTCCTCATACAGACGCGCGGAATGATTGCGTGGATTGAGTGTCATGAATATTAATCCTCCTAATCTTTAAGGCCATGTAGTTACAGCCATAAGCCGAACCGCCGCGAGGCGGAAGTCTGCCTTCATTCTAACAACTTTATCGCGGATTGTTAATAGAGAGCCCGGTGATGCGCGGGAGATGCCTCTCATGCATGACACAAAAACGCACCCTCCCTGATCCTCTTTAGATCACTTCGGGTGCGTCGTGTAACTATGACCGCGGCTTGGCTGCTGACGAGTTGCTGTCAGGCGCGGTGCCCGTAGCACCTGTGGTGCTCGGGTCTGTTGTCCCGCTCTGTTCGGCTGAGCCGGAAGCCGGACTGCCTGCTCCGCCGTCGGTGGCAGAGCCGTCTTGCTCAGCCTTGGCGGCTGCCTCCTCGGCTCGGGTATCCTTGCTTAGTTGCTCCTGAACGTAAGCGAGCACCTTCGCTTGGTCGCGCACGCCGAGTACGGATGCGCCGCCAACCTTCAAATCGTAGAGCAAGTCCATCGGCGGCACCTGTGCAGAGCCAGCCATCTGCAGGTTCAGTCCCAGTTGTCCGAGCTTGAGCATATCCTGAACCGTCAGGTTCGTCTCGATATAGTCTTGTACACTCTCCAATATTTCCTTCATGCGCAGCAGATTCCATGTGGATTGAAGCTCCTTCGCTACAGCCTCCATAAAATTGCGCTGACGCTCTGTACGTGTGAAGTCGGACATGGCATCGTGGCGGAAGCGCACATATTGGAGCGCCTTGTCACCGTCCAGATGCTGCCAGCCCTTTTTGAGGTCGATGTCATATCGATGACCGTCGGCTTTGTCCGTGTAATGCATGTTCTTCTCGACTTCAAAGTCAATGCCGCCCATCGCGTCAATCAGCGATTTGAAGCCTTCGAATTCGGCATAAACGTAATATTGAATATCGAGTCCGAGCAGGTTGCCGATCGTCTTCATCGCCAGTGTCGGGCCGCCAAGTGTAATGGCGGTATTGATCCGCTGCTTGCCGTACCCTGGAATGTCAACATAGGTGTCCCGCAACACGGAGAACAGATGCGCCTTCTTCGACACAGGATCAATCGATGCAATCAGGATGGAGTCGGAGCGGGCGATGCCGTTGCTATTCTCCTCCCGGCCATCTCCACCCAGCAGCACAATATTGACCCGTTCCGTGCCTTCCCACTTGGGCGGCTCGGTATATGAGGTTTGTTGTGTGAACTGTTCAAATCGGGATTCGCCCTGCGGCTTCTGAAAATTATCCAGCGCATTGTAGATGCCCAAGCCCTGGTAAGCCACAAATCCAGCGACTAGCCCCAGTGCAATCAACACACCGTAGAGTGCCATCTTCCAAGGTTTCTTCATTTTCTTACCATGATTAGCAGACATCTTCGTTTCATCACCCATCCGTATATTCTTGAATTCAAAACGAGGCTCAGCTATAACAATTCAGATCAATGGGACATCCTAACGCTCCCTTGCTGCGCTCTTGCAATGCATGGCCTATATGAAGTAGACGTGAACCGGCAGAGAATTGTTCATTAAGCCTTGCCCTCCAGTACCGTTCATATCCAGCTCCATGCCCACATAAACAAATCCGCCAAGGTTGATACTTGAAATTATAACCGTCGAAGACTAAGCTTATAGATGGTTGTGAGCGATCCCTGCCCGGATGCCTGGATAGCTGCTTGCGTTACCCTATGGACTAAGCTTGCTCCTTGAGTAAGACAGCATACCATCATAGAATTATAAATTGCAAAGAGGTGTCTAAGCAAGTCATTTTCTATTATTTCAAACTATAACACAATTTCCCGGGAAATGTCGAAGCGAAGGGAGCAGAGAGCTTTTATGTTGGCAATTGATGTGCACAAGCTGCAGAAGAAATTCAACGTGCAGAAAAACCGCGAAGGCTTAGGCGGAGCGCTGAAGGATCTATTAAGAAGGGAATATACTGAGGTAGAAGCGGTCAAGCAGATCAGCTTCCAGATTCCGCAAGGAGAGATATGCGGCTATATCGGGGAGAACGGAGCAGGCAAGTCCACTACGATCAAGATGCTGACCGGCATCCTGGTGCCGACCTCCGGCAAGGTTGAGGTTGGGGGTTACATCCCCCATAAGGAACGGGAGAAGTTCGTGAAAAATATCGGGGTCGTATTCGGGCAGCGCAGTCAGCTATGGTGGGACATCGGCGTGATTGAATCATTTCAGCTACTGCGCAAGGTATATCGTGTACCGGAGGCGGACTTCCGCAAGCGGCTAGATGAATTGGTGGAGCGGCTGCAGCTTGGCGAGCTGTTGAACCGACCGGTGCGCAAGCTCAGTCTGGGGCAGCGGATGCGCTGCGAACTGGTGGCGTCGCTGCTCCATAATCCGTCGATCCTGTTTTTGGATGAGCCGACGATCGGGTTGGACATCCTGGTGAAGACGGAAATTCGGGATTTCCTGATGGGATTGAACAAACAATACGGCACGACAATTTTGCTGACCACGCATGATCTGCAGGATATTGAGGCGCTGTGCTCGCGTGTCATTATGCTGGATGATGGGTCGATTATTTATGACGGCAGCCTGGAGCGACTCAAGTCGAACTGGAGCAAGGGGAGAGAAATTCACTTCCAATTCGCTCATAGTGTGACGACCGGACAACTGGAGTCGTGGACATCGGGACTCAACGTCCAATGGAAGGTCGAGAACGGGCTGACCGCCAAAATGTGGCTGCCGCACGCCGTCAATGTGTCGGATGCGCTGGCTCGGGTCGTGGGCGCTGCGGAGATTCGCGACATTAAAATTCTGGAGACGAATACAGATGAGATCGTCAGGGAGATCTATCAGTCGGAGAAGGTGTCTTCATCATGAACAGCGCTTATCTGGACATCATTCGCATTCGATTTTTGACGATGCTTGCTTATCGAGTGAATTATTATAGTGGTATTGTTATTTATGCCATTAACATTGGCGCATACTATTTCTTATGGCTGGCGATCTTCGGGGATCAGGAGACGCTTGGCGGCTTCACGGTCGCGCAGATGACGACCTATGTGGCTGTCTCATGGATGTCGCGGGCATTCTACTTCAACAATCTCGATCGGGAGATTGCCAATGAGATTCGGGATGGCAGTGTGGCGATACAGTTCATCCGTCCTTATTCCTATCTGCTGGTCAAGATGATGCAGGGTTTTGGAGAAGGGCTGTTCCGACTGCTGCTATTCATGGTGCCGGGGATGATTGTCGTCTGCCTGATCTTTCCGGTGACACTGCCGACGAGCGCAACGACCTGGCTGGTCTATCTGGTGATGCTGGCGTTCAGCTTTCTCATTAATACGCAGATTAATATGCTGACCGGGCTATTTGCCTTCTATGTGGAAAATAATGAGGGCATGATGCGGATGAAGCGGGTTATGGTCGATCTGTTCTCGGGCGTCATTGTGCCGGTTACTTTCTTTCCGGGTTGGCTAGAGGCCGTGATGAAATGGCTGCCGTTCCAGGCGATTACCTATCTGCCAAGCTCCGTATTCACCGGACGCACGGAGGGAAGCCAGGCGCTTCAGGTGCTGGGATTGCAGGCGCTGTGGTTTGTAGCGCTGCTGCTTCCGATCTGGTGGATCTGGAGAAGAGCGCGGAACCGTCTGTT contains:
- a CDS encoding ABC transporter permease subunit — encoded protein: MNNRVVRAIAVKDMTSIWRTSKVWLGLVILPLLLGVIFPTAMAAAGRWMDISTLSGGRLNELLKQLQGVELSGGSLSTLNHQFIDYMLNYMFIPIFMLIPVINAMMIAVNSFISEKERRTLESLLFAPIEVKELFLAKLLAAFIPAYGSALCSFVLCSISVNLIVYPMFGSLMLVGAKWLLIMLWVIPVFTITAILCSVLVSARVRSFQEGQQVAGIIVLPIIGLIVGQSSGAVVLSPLLLALLGAVLLVINVVLLLLIARMNDRDVLFERQVH
- a CDS encoding ABC transporter substrate-binding protein → MKQLLRMLAGVILLTAVLMYMTSWLNASQGFKGSDTLTIYNWGDYIDPELIARFEQETGIKVIYQTFDSNEAMMTKIEQGGTSYDVSIPSEYAISKMKEEGLLLPLDHRKLPNLANIDKRFMDLPFDPGNAYSVPYFWGTVGLVYNPELLSNKEITSWADLWDEGLRNQILLVDGAREVIGMSLNSLGYSLNDTDEGHLREALDRLNKLTPNVKAIVGDEIKMLLAGEEAAIGVVWSGDASEIMSDNEKLDFVVPEEGTNLWFDNMVIPKTATNIEGAHRFINFMLDPEVGAQNTEYVGYSTPNAAALALLPEEIREDERFYPDAELTSKLEVYENLGRPMLAHYNELFLEFKMHRK
- a CDS encoding fumarylacetoacetate hydrolase family protein, with translation MTLSIQTIQTIWPGLQLGSLYCVGRNYKLHAAELGNEVPDSPMLFMKPPRAAAPMDGQTIALPGRYGAVHYEAELVIAIGREYEAGMKAQELVTGFALGLDLTLRELQDDLKRKQHPWLKAKGFKGSAPMTAFERIDGPDELAKAEFSLQVNGIERQRGHIADMIFDLQTLVDHIGQHYGLGAGDVIFTGTPAGVGAIQDQDEMALFWGDERRGHCRFAIEA
- a CDS encoding ABC transporter ATP-binding protein yields the protein MTEESIIRFEKVTKRYEQEPPVLKEVSFEIKRGQFYTLLGPSGCGKTTILRLIAGFMEPSEGNILFNGELINRVPAEKRQVNTVFQDYALFPHLNVFENVAFGLRIKKMQKDQIKQKVTEALRFVNLAGYESREISEMSGGQRQRVAIARAIVNEPEILLLDEPLSALDLKLRTEMQVELRELQRRLGITFIFVTHDQEEALAMSDEIFVLNEGTIQQSGTPTDIYDEPINRFVADFIGESNIVPGKMLRDCLVEFAGQPFECVDKGLRPDEPVEIVIRPEDLEMVPPERGKLKITVDSQLFRGVHYEIIGSDHAGNRWMVHSTRKAEVHTVTGLDFDPEAIHVMRFGESEEEFDRRLEGYALQEDGRA
- a CDS encoding ABC transporter permease, encoding MKRQLNWGRLYLVAVFIVLYSPIMYLTYYSFNSGGTMREFESFSLEWYGEVFSDTRLLIIVLNTLVIALLASLISTVLGIVGALAIRHVRQLRSKQALLSLNNVLIVSPDVIIGASFLILFTMAGVQLGFSSVLISHVAFSVPIVVLMVLPKLEEMSPTLIDAARDLGASRWQVLTKVTLPFIKPGIFAGFFMAFTYSLDDFAVTFFVTGNGFSTLSVEIYSRARHGVSLSINALSTLLFLFTALLVVGYYFISQKSGNKPTNAEVAP
- a CDS encoding ABC transporter permease, coding for MMTRARNIYLVPYVLWIVLFVVAPIALIGYYSLFDVEGKLTLGNYARFFTPVYMKMTLNSFWYALLVTLWSLVIAYPTAYLITRTKHKQLWLLLIILPSWINLLLKAYAFIGLFGTYGLANGLLELIGIGTRQILFTDFSFIFVSVYIFIPFMVLPIYNALEELPPSLLDASRDLGASAWTTFRRVILPLTLGGVKAGCQVVFIPALSLFMITRLIAGNRVITLGTAIEQHFLVTQDWGMGATIAVFLILMMVLIMVVTGGRKTRGAK
- a CDS encoding acetylxylan esterase, with product MNAISRRIQELHAIRPVTEPPDDLEQYWAAATREATGSGYHAERSPEPTPMGMQLHHVVYEGFADTPIHGRLMLPLHASAEAPVPCLIAFPGYHGGPISPELSAYWISLGVGVLAVDVRGQGGESGNRLGSSFGMTMGWITEGILDRERTYYRAVAIDALRAADWLLRQPEVDTARVGTFGASQGGGLSLLVSALDARISLTIADIPNLCHLDYGLFHSTSSLTELQQFLRLYPQHLETVLRHLNDVDMVHLAPRLHAPLLMSVGLKDTICMPEQIFPVYHAASSAEKHLEIYPFTGHAVEAAQRQRAMDFAVRHWLES
- a CDS encoding ABC transporter ATP-binding protein, whose translation is MIRLEEVSKSLGGKTIIDRVSFAVPQGEIVGLLGPNGAGKTTIVRLIQGVISQDGGSISVDGKDARLQGNAIRQMSGVVTESAGLYPDMTAEENLWFFARIYGVEKERERIGSLLRQVGLTEAKDRRIGGYSTGMKKRLAIAKALLHRPRLLFLDEPTNGLDPDGIREILTCLEQMNREEGTTTILCSHVLHQLENVCDSYLFLEQGRIIEQGNLAELEGKYAASVVLHVETGATPNDARLPSAYRPRAVGDGRLELTLPGRDQIPELLRLLLSYTWVHSVQIVNRSLESIYFEVRRTYNEQ